One Mangifera indica cultivar Alphonso chromosome 4, CATAS_Mindica_2.1, whole genome shotgun sequence genomic region harbors:
- the LOC123214865 gene encoding probable cysteine protease RD21B, whose amino-acid sequence MACAKEVWVFALLSMLFTLSLAMDMSIIDYDRKHGQPINRTETELRMIYERWMMKHRKNYNALGERDRRFEIFKDNLRFVDEHNAVDKTYKVGLNKFADLSNEEFKAMYLGAKKDGRGEREAKSERYLHKVGDEMPESVDWREKGAVAPVKDQGPCGSCWAFSTVAAVEGINQIVTGDLISLSEQELVDCDRSYNQGCNGGLMDYAFEFIIDNGGIDTQQDYPYKATETMCDPNRKNARVVTIDGYENVPRNDEKSLQKAVAHQPVSVAIEAGGRAFQLYQSGVFTGNCGTQLDHGVVAVGYGTENDVDYWLVRNSWGSNWGENGYIKMERNVNSPSGKCGIATEASYPIKKGQNPPNPGPSPPSPATPPSRTHVCDDYYSCPDGSTCCCLYQYGDFCFGWGCCPYESATCCNDHLSCCPEDYPVCDINAGTCLMSANSPLAVKALKQIPATRIRAHPLADKKNNNSH is encoded by the exons ATGGCCTGCGCCAAAGAAGTTTGGGTTTTCGCTCTTTTGAGCATGTTGTTTACGTTGTCTTTGGCCATGGACATGTCCATCATCGACTACGATCGCAAGCATGGCCAGCCAATCAACAGGACAGAAACCGAGTTAAGGATGATATACGAGAGGTGGATGATGAAACATCGGAAGAACTACAATGCGTTGGGTGAGAGGGACAGACGTTTTGAGATCTTTAAGGATAATTTAAGGTTTGTTGATGAACATAACGCTGTTGACAAGACGTATAAAGTGGGGTTGAATAAGTTTGCGGATTTAAGTAATGAAGAATTCAAGGCGATGTATTTGGGTGCCAAGAAAGATGGCAGGGGTGAGAGGGAGGCCAAGAGTGAGAGGTACTTGCATAAGGTTGGAGATGAGATGCCTGAGTCTGTGGATTGGAGAGAAAAAGGTGCTGTCGCTCCTGTCAAGGATCAAGGCCCATGTG GCAGTTGCTGGGCCTTTTCGACGGTGGCTGCAGTAGAAGGAATCAACCAGATTGTAACAGGAGATTTAATCTCTTTGTCAGAGCAGGAGCTTGTGGATTGTGACCGATCATACAACCAGGGATGCAATGGAGGTCTCATGGACTACGCCTTTGAATTTATTATCGATAATGGTGGCATTGACACACAACAGGATTACCCTTACAAGGCTACCGAAACAATGTGTGATCCAAACAGA AAAAATGCTCGTGTTGTTACTATTGATGGATACGAAAATGTTCCTAGAAATGATGAGAAATCCTTGCAGAAGGCTGTGGCACATCAACCTGTTAGCGTTGCCATTGAAGCTGGTGGCAGGGCTTTCCAACTCTACCAATCG GGTGTATTCACTGGAAATTGCGGTACACAATTGGATCATGGTGTGGTTGCTGTTGGATATGGCACAGAAAATGATGTGGACTACTGGCTTGTGAGGAATTCATGGGGTTCAAACTGGGGAGAAAATGGTTACATCAAGATGGAGCGCAATGTTAACAGTCCAAGTGGCAAGTGTGGCATAGCAACGGAGGCTTCATATCCCATTAAGAAAGGCCAGAATCCCCCAAATCCAGGCCCCTCTCCTCCATCTCCTGCAACTCCCCCAAGCCGCACTCATGTTTGCGACGACTACTACTCATGCCCGGACGGAAGCACTTGCTGCTGCCTGTATCAATATGGCGACTTCTGCTTTGGCTGGGGATGCTGCCCTTATGAATCCGCAACCTGCTGCAACGACCACCTCAGCTGCTGCCCCGAGGACTACCCAGTGTGTGATATCAATGCTGGAACTTGCCTAATg